One Aspergillus oryzae RIB40 DNA, chromosome 2 genomic window carries:
- a CDS encoding uncharacterized protein (permease of the major facilitator superfamily) gives MTAEQPTPAPPQPAGHGIKPSAMHVEAIPGQPGKIQNGDTALALFENFDELHEDVDPGELKRLVRKIDFMILPFLAVCYAFYYIDKTTLSYAAIFGINEDLGLSGEQYSWLSSVFYFGFLVWAFPTNFLMQKFPVGKYLGANIFLWGSFLMLQDPP, from the exons ATGACTGCAGAGCAGCCAaccccagctcctccacaaccaGCTGGCCATGGGATCAAACCCTCGGCGATGCACGTCGAGGCAATCCCTGGACAGCCTGGTAAGATTCAAAATGGCGATACTGCCTTAGCTCTCTTTGAGAATTTCGATGAGCTGCACGAAGATGTCGACCCAGGGGAGCTGAAGCGACTTGTTCGCAAGATTGATTTTATGATTTTGCCCTTTCTGGCTGTTTGCTATGCATTTTACTAC ATTGACAAAACTACTCTTTCATACGCGGCCATTTTTGGCATCAATGAAGATCTGGGGCTGTCGGGGGAGCAATACTCGTGGTTATCGAGTGTGTTCTATTTTGGTTTTCTG GTCTGGGCCTTTCCCACCAACTTCCTGATGCAGAAGTTCCCCGTGGGCAAGTACCTAGGTGCAaacatcttcctctgggGATCCTTCCTCATGCTCCAAG ACCCACCTTAG
- a CDS encoding uncharacterized protein (permease of the major facilitator superfamily) has product MWYTRRQQPIRIGLWYTANGFGIALGGLLGYGIGHIKGALSSWKYEFLIIGALCSLWGILIVIFLPDSPVTTRYLSPREKRLTVERLRENQTGVENKTLKPAQIYEAFLDWKVWVFLLLGLSGNIPNGGISNFGTLILKGFGFSTCMLCNVSNPSFTWLNPATATATDINADYMGKPNTVVTTLMQIPYGAFIALMILFSIWLNDRLPQNNRCYVTILFLLPNLAGSFGLCYLPESNKVGRLICYYLTGSYNASFVLILSILTANIAGHTKKVVTNAMIFIGVCAGNIAGPFFYKEAQAPRYPLGIWSMIVSHFVEILLVIVLRTALAWENRRRDRLQGIGPGGEGEEARQWEMDRTAFSDLTDKENLNFRYVY; this is encoded by the coding sequence ATGTGGTACACCCGCCGTCAACAGCCCATCCGAATCGGACTCTGGTATACCGCCAACGGCTTCGGTATCGCCCTCGGCGGCCTCCTCGGCTACGGCATCGGACACATCAAAGGCGCCCTCTCCTCCTGGAAATACGAGTTCCTGATTATCGGAGCCCTGTGCTCTCTCTGGGGTATCCTGATAGTCATCTTCCTGCCCGACTCCCCGGTGACAACGCGGTACCTATCACCCCGCGAGAAACGCCTCACTGTTGAACGACTGCGAGAAAACCAGACCGGTGTCGAGAATAAGACACTCAAGCCTGCGCAGATATACGAGGCTTTCCTGGACTGGAAGGTCTGGGTATTCCTCCTCCTGGGATTATCGGGGAATATCCCCAACGGGGGTATTTCGAATTTCGGGACGTTGATTTTGAAGGGATTTGGGTTTTCTACTTGTATGCTGTGCAATGTCTCTAATCCATCTTTTACCTGGTTGAATCCTGCTACTGCTACTGCTACCGATATTAATGCTGACTATATGGGGAAACCAAATACAGTGGTAACAACCCTAATGCAAATCCCCTACGGCGCCTTCATAGCCCTCATGatcctcttcagcatctggCTAAACGACCGCctcccccaaaacaaccgCTGCTACGTAacgatcctcttcctcctccccaacCTCGCTGGCTCCTTTGGGCTCTGCTACCTCCCCGAATCAAACAAAGTCGGGCGTCTCATCTGCTACTACCTAACCGGATCCTACAACGCATCTTTCGTactcatcctctccatcctcacaGCCAACATCGCCGGCCACACGAAGAAAGTCGTCACGAACgcgatgatcttcatcggtgTTTGTGCGGGGAACATCGCCGGCCCGTTCTTCTATAAAGAGGCGCAGGCGCCGCGGTATCCGCTGGGTATATGGTCGATGATTGTGTCCCATTTTGTGGAGATCTTGCTGGTGATTGTGTTGCGGACGGCGCTGGCTTGGGAGAATCGAAGACGGGATCGGTTGCAGGGCATTGGACCTGGTGGGGAGGGCGAGGAGGCGAGGCAGTGGGAGATGGATCGGACGGCGTTTAGTGATTTGACAGATAAGGAGAATTTGAATTTTAGATATGTTTACTAG
- a CDS encoding D-galactonate dehydratase (L-alanine-DL-glutamate epimerase and related enzymes of enolase superfamily) — translation MAKIKSIEYFRVKPRWLFVKVTDEQGRFGWGEGTLEGHTQAVEGALDELIARLVGYEADDIEHIWQTAWRLGFYRGGPVFMSALSGIDIALWDLKGRVLGVPVYQLLGGKVRQKVQVYAWIGGDRPSDVEVAAKARIAQGLKCVKMNATEDVNWLDSPSAVDSCVERLKQVKALGLDAGLDFHGRLHKPMAKQLAKALEPYRPLFIEEPLLCEHPEALKQLSDLTTIPIAFGERLYTRWDAKRFLEDASVDVLQPDIAHAGGISETKRIATMAETYDVAIAPHCPLGPIALAASIQVALSTPNFVIQEMSLGMHYNVEAGDIDLNSYLVDKSVFDINEGYVKAPSGVGLGIEIDEAMVRRISAETEPWLPKEFYGPDGGIREW, via the exons ATGGCCAAAATCAAGTCAATTGAATACTTCCGTGTTAAGCCTCGCTGGCTTTTCGTCAAGGTCACCGACGAACAGGGCCGATTCGGCTGGGGTGAGGGTACTTTGGAAGGCCATACACAAGCTGTGGAGGGAGCTTTGGATGAGCTCATTGCGAGGCTAGTAGGTTATGAAGCTGA TGATATTGAGCATATTTGGCAGACAGCCTGGCGACTGGGTTTCTACCGCGGTGGACCTGTGTTCATGTCTGCACTTTCGGGAATAGATATTGCGCTCTGGGATTTGAAGGGCCGTGTGCTTGGTGTACCAGTTTATCAACTGCTTGGGGGGAAAGTGAGGCAGAAGGTTCAGGTTTATGCGTGGATCGGAGGTGACCGGCCCAGTGATGTGGAAGTCGCAGC GAAAGCGCGCATCGCCCAAGGACTCAAGTGTGTCAAGATGAACGCAACGGAAGATGTCAATTGGCTAGATTCACCCTCAGCCGTGGACTCTTGCGTTGAGCGACTAAAGCAGGTCAAGGCATTGGGTCTCGACGCAGGATTGGATTTCCACGGTCGCCTACACAAGCCTATGGCTAAGCAGCTGGCAAAAGCATTGGAGCCATACCGGCCATTGTTCATTGAGGAACCACTACTTTGTGAACACCCCGAAGCGCTCAAGCAACTTTCCGATCTGACAACGATCCCTATTGCATTTGGAGAACGGTTGTATACGCGGTGGGATGCGAAGAGGTTTTTGGAAGACGCTTCTGTGGATGTCTTGCAGCCGGATATTGCGCATGCCGGTGGTATTTCAGAGACGAAGCGGATCGCTACTATGGCTGAGACTTACGATGTGGCAATTGCACCACATTGTCCGTTGGGACCCATCGCGCTGGCGGCGTCGATTCAGGTTGCTTTGTCTACGCCCAATTTTGTTATCCAGGAAATGTCATTGGGAATGCATTATAATGTGGAAGCGGGGGATATTGACTTGAATAGCTATCTAGTGGATAAGTCCGTCTTTGATATTAATGAGGGTTATGTGAAAGCACCATCTGGTGTTGGGTTAGGGATTGAAATTGATGAGGCCATGGTCAGGAGAATCAGTGCTGAGACGgaaccatggcttccaaaGGAGTTTTACGGACCGGACGGTGGCATTCGAGAATGGTGA
- a CDS encoding uncharacterized protein (dehydrogenases with different specificities (related to short-chain alcohol dehydrogenases)): MDLFSLTDRTALVTGGTRGIGQQMAIAMAEAGADIILVQRDTSNQDTRQKIEDLGRKATIYTADLSSRESVSSLVSNVLNDGHDIDILLNCAGIQRRHPSHIFPDNDWDEVLQVNLSTIFTLCRDIGAYMLTRTPDSSGHRGNIINIASLVSFQGGLTVPAYAAAKGGVAQLTKALSNEWAAKGINVNAIAPGYVATDMNTALLQDPERSASILARIPAGRWATPEDFKGVTIFLASRASGYVSGEILTVDGGWMGR, translated from the exons atggatctcttttcGCTCACAGACAGAACAGCCCTTGTTACGGGTGGAACTAGAGGCATTGGACAGCAGATGGCCATTGCTATGGCCGAAGCTGGTGCGGATATCATTCTGGTTCAG AGAGACACTAGCAATCAAGACACGAGGCAAAAGATCGAAGACCTAGGGCGCAAGGCGACGATTTACACGGCCGATCTATCTTCTCGGGAGTCTGTCTCTTCCTTAGTATCGAACGTCTTGAATGATGGGCATGATATCGACATCCTTCTCAACTGCGCGGGGATACAACGGCGACATCCGAGTCATATTTTTCCAGATAATGACTGGGACGAG GTCCTGCAAGTCAATCTTTCCACCATTTTCACCCTCTGCCGAGATATCGGCGCCTATATGCTCACCCGGACCCCGGATTCCTCCGGTCACCGCgggaatatcatcaacatcgcCTCTCTCGTTTCATTCCAAGGTGGATTGACCGTGCCGGCTTATGCAGCTGCAAAAGGTGGCGTGGCGCAACTGACCAAGGCGTTATCAAATGAATGGGCCGCCAAAGGAATCAACGTTAATGCGATCGCCCCGGGTTATGTAGCTACAGACATGAACACGGCGTTGTTGCAAGACCCAGAGCGGTCGGCAAGTATTTTGGCAAGAATCCCCGCGGGACGATGGGCAACCCCGGAGGATTTCAAGGGAGTGACAATATTCTTGGCGAGTCGAGCGAGTGGATATGTCTCTGGCGAGATTTTGACGGTAGATGGcgggtggatggggaggtga
- a CDS encoding uncharacterized protein (predicted protein), which translates to MPTSNTSSPVKRPGLGRRAVSSHAVVTRSTSTQSELANSNTAHQQSSKLSHRPHRAHVVGGGHRNHHRNPSFGKNLNKQLQRHLSHTQIDSERPARHHQRKKSAPATPAAVTPATSPRGTHHVRWDGALGDSQQTTTSMKKNNSSPALRRNSSSVVGKVGKKALVTDRPHTSSGKKKTVGFELADSDDNDEGDWEDTTQSPESTRRSSVAQSKDSVENTAVLVDPLTFVKRSYPQFPRSTSLPESSLNNFGHNNPLPDDDSDDEPDEDGDTQQPLKTEEREEGSRATDHGDIASRLLSPAHAAKAPPAMSSISATAKPATVDSLSRNASLTNIASGHDGLRRPPLSSSQNALANTPGNLTQATSSSIEGGVSRFIKTGFHATSRTDSDPNTPSSFLPHYHPQTPPSPGRGASSKRARASPPTRPPGAEPHSRTQQKLWLQRTAALNTSPPDGHGVAATASPSAMDPTFMAAAHARPGAGFDAGRGIVNGVSRAGPAYDNEAKHVRKAYEKTALELTVVRRFQSPTGDSFRRLASLVNDTKSGSSHQRHSSLGKPIKSAPALTLLQNGKQQSPSQNSASPEPKQLISRKRSDLKTSASQTYLQEPADLANEPTDSSQRPKSQHPSHRVLSTSDEAAHPTPAGEENPEEPSFMASEAELMIRRLWESREVAIAG; encoded by the coding sequence ATGCCGACCTCTAACACTTCGTCGCCTGTCAAGCGCCCGGGTCTGGGTCGTCGCGCAGTCTCCTCACACGCCGTCGTCACGCGATCGACATCCACCCAAAGCGAACTGGCCAACTCCAACACCGCCCACCAACAATCCTCCAAACTCTCTCACCGGCCACATCGTGCCCATGTTGTCGGCGGCGGTCATCGCAACCACCATCGTAATCCGTCCTTTGGCAAAAATCTGAATAAACAGCTACAAAGACACCTTTCTCACACTCAAATCGACTCGGAAAGACCCgctcgccatcatcagcGCAAGAAGTCCGCTCCTGCGACTCCCGCTGCTGTTACACCCGCCACAAGTCCGCGTGGGACGCACCACGTCCGTTGGGATGGAGCCTTGGGCGATAGTCAGCAAACCACCACTTCGATGAAAAAGAACAATTCGAGCCCTGCTCTTCGCCGAAACAGCAGCAGTGTCGTAGGAAAAGTAGGGAAAAAGGCCCTCGTCACCGATCGCCCGCATACTAGCTCGGGCAAGAAGAAAACCGTGGGCTTCGAATTGGCCGATTCCGACGACAACGACGAGGGTGACTGGGAGGATACTACTCAGTCACCGGAGAGTACTAGGCGCAGCTCCGTCGCTCAATCTAAGGACAGTGTGGAGAATACGGCGGTATTGGTGGATCCGTTGACATTCGTTAAGCGTTCTTATCCACAATTCCCTCGGTCGACCAGCCTTCCCGAGTCGAGCCTGAATAATTTTGGTCACAACAACCCTTTGCCGGACGACGACAGTGACGACGAACCTGACGAAGACGGTGATACACAACAACCGCTAAAGACCGAAGAGCGGGAAGAAGGTAGCCGCGCTACTGACCACGGTGATATTGCATCCCGCCTGTTGAGTCCTGCACACGCTGCTAAAGCACCGCCCGCCATGTCCTCCATATCGGCCACAGCGAAGCCGGCCACAGTCGATTCATTGTCACGCAATGCTTCTCTGACCAATATAGCTTCCGGTCATGATGGGTTACGCCGACCACCGCTTTCCTCGTCCCAAAATGCACTGGCCAATACCCCAGGCAATCTGACGCAAGCCACATCATCGTCGATCGAAGGAGGCGTATCGAGGTTCATCAAGACTGGTTTCCATGCAACTTCTCGCACCGATTCGGACCCCAACACTCCGTCATCTTTCTTGCCCCATTATCACCCCCAAACACCCCCTTCTCCTGGTCGCGGAGCAAGTTCGAAGAGAGCACGAGCATCCCCTCCCACCCGGCCGCCTGGCGCAGAACCGCACTCCCGCACCCAGCAGAAGCTGTGGCTGCAGCGCACTGCCGCCCTGAACACCTCCCCTCCTGATGGCCATGGCGTCGCAGCGACCGCATCCCCGTCGGCGATGGACCCGACCTTCATGGCCGCAGCGCACGCCCGACCAGGAGCCGGATTTGATgcaggaagaggaattgTAAATGGAGTGTCACGGGCCGGCCCTGCGTATGACAATGAAGCAAAGCACGTGCGCAAGGCATATGAGAAAACCGCTTTGGAGCTTACAGTGGTCCGACGGTTCCAGTCACCGACCGGGGATAGTTTTCGTCGTTTGGCGTCCCTTGTCAATGATACGAAATCGGGTTCCAGCCACCAGCGCCATTCGTCCCTTGGCAAACCAATTAAGTCGGCGCCCGCCTTGACATTGCTCCAAAATGGCAAACAGCAGTCTCCCAGTCAGAACAGCGCAAGTCCAGAGCCGAAACAACTAATTAGCCGGAAGCGCTCGGATTTGAAAACTTCCGCCTCCCAAACttatcttcaagaacccgCCGATCTCGCGAATGAACCTACAGATTCCTCACAACGACCTAAATCCCAacatccttctcatcgcGTTCTCTCTACATCCGATGAAGCTGCCCATCCGACTCCCGCCGGGGAAGAGAACCCCGAAGAGCCATCATTTATGGCCAGCGAAGCCGAGTTAATGATTCGTCGTCTGTGGGAAAGCCGCGAGGTAGCCATCGCCGGCTGA
- a CDS encoding BTB domain and ankyrin repeat protein (uncharacterized conserved protein, contains ankyrin and BTB/POZ domains) translates to MSSKLWEFFLRDDVDSFRRVLATASYTSGSQRASGPAGSSSFKIGSPGGIIASSGLSLKSKKLSGTSPGSPVPDRSNTPRSGATLSREELNARDQLGRTLLHLVASSTKPTATDFAVALLEAPFIDIYAQDWESGWTALHRALYAGNAAIAQALLIRDVRDATDFSKSGNTSNASGTLIKIKDREGYSPFDVYGATIASRDIKSIVSSTADVSKLADLDNADTASIASSQLDDFDGDGHFAKRVLKPRTNVLGDEVFTFGSNKNLNLGVGDQDDRQYPERITFRRPDHLLQRFFSDFQEQQLDEGSSDFQQVRGVTDLPALIKNKPIKIQNIAMSKLHTAILTNDPESNLFLCGFGPGGRLGTGDESTRFSFVCIETGGLASKKVISVALGQDHTLAITENGEIFSWGSNKFGQLGYGLPRTNNRDDVPMQKTPRQIFNPFKKETILGAAASAIHSVVFSNFGLYTFGKNEGQLGLVDSDARSLETQTTPRRVGASLFSAPIQSVSAIDQATTILLQNHEVWVFSQYGYSRLSFPLDISSSFIRNSFMSTRYDTSINRIVKVTSGGNTICALSSSGEVFTVQVNRTENPPSSTSTTNPTKTRNSLSTPARVWSVKKAHMAVKDVDVGQDGSIIICTASGSAWRKEKRGKAKDSSSKDHKFARVPGLSRVVSVCSNAFGAFAAVQQNCDVTREQINVDQSTLWKDMLPLSPFNSVVGSLATDQDGVLDPEPIINIKKAVMSDPVLRKAFHDLRHAQSFSIPDVLIIKYDGEGYAQLQLQGVDFLTVLNLAFYSYTDNVFEVWQLVKHTPESASRYRQVRSEVMRIATCLGLPSLERSARLMIEPTKALKSDMERAINDITFFDSGDVIVELKNGTMRVHSQVICQRCPFFDALFRGRSGGRWLSSRRIDPTDDVHVDLKHIDRHVFEFVLRYMYADTEEQLFDQVRTNDLEEFIDLVLDVAFVANELMIDRLGQICQKMLGRFVTTRNVCHLLNAIAPCCVSEFKDAALEYICLNLEDLLSNRFLGDLDEFLLGALDSVCHENQLSSFPVSRGRNSEEYVFEKYPELVFLAERDRRRKIDTMRLRSHINQIEANEGKLRATLTPSGQKAQQTPTKGASAATSRSPSLKPKHSISDLMFQMDDENLLTPGELIKGKAAVRGVKPNDANDSRSYPDSPALGSSLAERGSLEGRSYLDDQMASPQDAMLAESPTELRASALNGKKKGFLTPPDASQKPWSASVVSGSKKNLKDIMDEASENRVSNLSLGISSVPRESNSNNSNNLPPKLSQKERKKIQQQQMQEMLAAQKKAKEPPQNPWKMATPTKPIPLGATSGQDNQTPGSVKSTPKGPSMTLRQTVAGTPPPSKPGTPPVQIQNRKASTTITQTPSRPSISGPSTAPSPNPPATPLPQPRPAIQSVRHIPRPEPYQTSFTSPSPNSLSLATILMQQQTEKDEIREAATAKHNLQDIQAEQEFQEWWDKESRRIQGLPPVDQKENERDGRSGRGGRGKGGQGQGQQRKRRGGGGKGSGNTTSTPAPSQQLPRGNGPDQPGQKSSASTPRQQRTVHVGAAAGGNNARRGGRGGGRGRGKDRDRNT, encoded by the exons ATGAGTAGCAAGCTTTGGGAGTTCTTCCTGCGCGATGACGTTGATAGCTTCCGGCGGGTTCTGGCAACTGCCAGCTATACCTCCGGTAGCCAGCGGGCTTCAGGACCTGCCGGATCGTCTAGTTTCAAGATCGGAAGCCCTGGGGGTATCATAGCCTCCAGTGGCCTCTCTTTGAAAAGCAAGAAATTAAGCGGAACGTCGCCAGGTAGTCCGGTCCCGGATCGAAGCAATACACCTCGGAGTGGAGCGACATTATCTCGGGAGGAATTGAATGCTCGTGATCAACTTGGCAGAACGCTACTCCACCTTGTGGCTTCATCGACAAAACCTACTGCGACTGACTTTGCTGTTGCTTTACTCGAGGCGCCTTTCATTGACATATATGCACAAGACTGGGAGAGTGGGTGGACAGCGCTACATCGGGCTTTGTATGCGGGGAATGCCGCTATTGCCCAAGCGTTACTGATTCGCGATGTGCGCGATGCAACGGACTTTAGTAAATCGGGAAATACAAGCAACGCGAGTGGCACCTTGATAAAAATCAAAGATCGAGAAGGATACAGCCCTTTTGATGTATATGGAGCTACGATTGCGTCTCGTGACATCAAGAGTATTGTCTCTTCGACAGCGGATGTTTCAAAGCTCGCCGATCTTGACAATGCAGATACGGCCTCTATTGCGTCCTCGCAACTTGACGACTTCGATGGAGATGGCCATTTTGCAAAGCGAGTGTTAAAACCAAGAACAAATGTGCTAGGCGACGAAGTATTTACGTTCGGGAGCAATAAGAACCTGAATCTTGGTGTAGGGGACCAGGACGACCGCCAGTATCCGGAAAGAATAACTTTCCGACGTCCAGATCACCTCTTGCAGCGGTTCTTTTCCGATTTCCAAGAGCAGCAGTTGGATGAAGGGAGTTCAGATTTCCAACAAGTGCGCGGAGTTACAGATTTGCCAGCATTgatcaagaacaaacctATCAAGATCCAGAACATTGCCATGTCCAAGCTGCACACAGCTATTCTCACTAACGATCCAGAGTCGAACCTGTTCTTGTGCGGCTTCGGCCCTGGAGGGCGCTTAGGTACCGGTGATGAGTCAACAAGGTTCAGCTTTGTCTGCATCGAGACCGGAGGGTTGGCTAGCAAGAAGGTCATCTCTGTTGCCCTTGGCCAGGATCACACTCTCGCAATAACAGAGAACGGCGAGATATTCAGCTGGGGAAGCAACAAGTTTGGTCAATTAGGCTATGGTCTTCCAAGAACTAACAACCGAGACGATGTGCCGATGCAGAAGACCCCACGACAGATATTCAATCCGTTCAAGAAGGAAACTATTCTTGGAGCTGCAGCATCTGCTATACACTCAGTCGTTTTCAGTAACTTTGGCCTTTATACATTTGGCAAGAATGAAGGTCAACTTGGACTTGTCGACTCCGATGCCCGATCTCTCGAGACTCAGACAACCCCTCGGCGTGTCGGAGCGTCTCTTTTTAGTGCACCCATCCAGAGTGTGTCCGCTATTGACCAAGCCACGACCATTCTTCTCCAGAATCATGAGGTTTGGGTATTCTCACAATACGGCTATTCGAGACTGTCTTTCCCATTGGACATCAGTTCAAGTTTCATTAGAAACAGCTTCATGTCTACCCGGTACGACACTTCTATCAATCGTATTGTTAAGGTGACGTCCGGTGGAAATACTATATGTGCGTTGTCCAGTTCTGGTGAAGTCTTCACAGTACAAGTCAACCGAACAGAGAACCCACCAAGTTCGACTTCTACCACAAACCCAACTAAGACACGGAACTCTTTATCTACACCGGCTCGAGTGTGGTCTGTGAAGAAGGCTCACATGGCCGTCAAAGACGTCGACGTTGGACAAGATGGCTCGATCATCATTTGCACGGCTTCTGGATCGGcctggaggaaagaaaagcggGGGAAAGCGAAGGATAGCTCATCAAAGGACCACAAATTTGCCCGCGTACCTGGGCTATCTCGAGTTGTGAGCGTATGTAGCAACGCATTTGGAGCTTTCGCAGCTGTACAACAGAACTGTGACGTGACCAGGGAGCAAATCAATGTCGACCAAAGCACCCTATGGAAGGATATGTTACCACTCTCACCTTTCAACTCTGTAGTAGGGTCTCTTGCCACGGATCAAGACGGTGTGTTGGACCCAGAGCCCATCATCAATATTAAGAAGGCCGTCATGTCAGA CCCGGTTCTGAGAAAGGCGTTCCATGATCTACGGCATGCACAgtccttctccattcccGACGTGCTTATAATAAAGTACGATGGTGAAGGATATGCACAACTTCAACTCCAAGGCGTTGACTTCTTGACTGTTTTGAACCTCGCTTTCTACTCTTACACAGACAATGTTTTCGAGGTGTGGCAGCTAGTCAAGCATACGCCGGAAAGTGCATCCAGGTATCGTCAGGTCCGTTCTGAAGTGATGCGTATTGCCACATGCCTAGGCCTTCCTAGTCTGGAGAGATCTGCCAGGCTAATGATTGAGCCTACAAAGGCTCTGAAGTCAGATATGGAACGTGCGATCAATGATATCACGTTCTTCGACAGCGGTGATGTAATTGTTGAGTTGAAAAATGGCACAATGAGGGTCCATAGCCAAGTTATTTGCCAAAGATGTCCGTTTTTCGACGCCTTGTTTCGCGGACGTTCAGGTGGCAGATGGCTTTCCTCCCGCCGTATAGACCCAACTGACGATGTACACGTGGATCTAAAGCACATCGATCGGCATGTCTTTGAGTTTGTACTTCGGTATATGTATGCAGACACGGAGGAGCAACTTTTCGACCAAGTCCGAACGAATGACCTGGAAGAATTCATCGACCTAGTGCTTGACGTTGCATTTGTGGCAAATGAGCTGATGATTGACCGGTTGGGTCAAATCTGTCAGAAGATGCTTGGCAGGTTTG TAACCACACGTAATGTGTGTCATCTCCTCAACGCTATTGCGCCTTGTTGTGTGTCGGAGTTCAAAGATGCTGCGTTGGAGTATATTTGCCTGAATTTGGAAGATCTACTCTCGAATAG ATTCTTGGGAGATCTCGATGAGTTCTTGCTGGGTGCACTTGATTCTGTTTGCCACGAGAATCAGCTTTCAAGCTTCCCTGTGTCACGAGGACGCAACTCCGAAGAATATGTCTTTGAAAAGTATCCCGAGCTTGTATTCTTGGCAGAAAGAGACCGGCGGAGGAAGATTGATACCATGAGGCTTCGGTCACATATCAACCAAATTGAGGCGAATGAAGGAAAGCTTCGAGCGACACTCACGCCTTCGGGACAAAAAGCGCAACAGACTCCTACTAAGGGGGCTTCAGCTGCTACGTCACGTAGCCCATCATTGAAGCCCAAGCATTCAATCAGCGACCTAATGTTCCAGATGGATGACGAGAATTTGCTCACACCGGGAGAATTGATCAAAGGAAAAGCGGCAGTCCGTGGGGTCAAACCGAatgatgccaatgacagTCGCTCATACCCCGACTCACCAGCTCTGGGTTCTAGTCTAGCAGAGAGAGGATCATTGGAAGGCCGAAGTTACCTGGATGACCAGATGGCTTCCCCACAAGATGCTATGCTTGCAGAGTCTCCAACTGAACTACGAGCCAGTGCTCTGaacgggaaaaaaaaaggttttCTTACTCCACCGGACGCCTCTCAGAAACCATGGAGTGCATCAGTGGTTTCAGGCTCCAAGAAAAACCTAAAAGACATCATGGACGAAGCCTCAGAAAACCGCGTGTCGAATCTCAGCTTAGGTATCTCTTCCGTCCCTCGGGAAAGCAACAGtaacaacagcaacaatcTCCCCCCAAAGCTGTCCCAAAAggagcgcaagaagatccagcaacaacaaatGCAAGAGATGCTTGCCGctcaaaagaaagccaaagaacCACCCCAAAACCCATGGAAAATGGCTACACCCACCAAACCGATACCATTAGGAGCCACCAGCGGACAAGACAATCAAACCCCCGGTTCAGTCAAATCAACCCCGAAGGGGCCTTCCATGACCCTCCGTCAAACCGTCGCCGGGACACCACCGCCATCAAAACCAGGAACACCACCCGTACAAATCCAGAACCGCAAGGCCTCTACCACAATCACACAGACTCCCTCCAGACCTTCCATCTCAGGCCCATCAACAGCGCCATCTCCCAACCCTCCAGCAACCCCACTACCCCAACCTCGACCCGCGATCCAATCAGTCCGCCACATTCCCCGCCCAGAACCATATCAAACCAGCTTcacctccccctccccaaacTCTCTCTCCTTAGCCACAATCCTCATGCAAcaacaaacagaaaaagacgaaaTCCGCgaagcagcaacagccaaaCACAACCTGCAAGACATCCAAGCCGAACAAGAATTCCAAGAATGGtgggacaaagaaagcagacGCATCCAAGGCCTGCCCCCCGTggaccaaaaagaaaacgagagAGACGGTCGATCCGGCCGCGGCGGCCGTGGCAAGGGAGGCCAGGGTCAGGGCCAACAACGCAAGAGAcgcggcggcggaggaaaaggcagcgGGAATACTACCTCTACACCAGCTCCTTCTCAACAACTACCTCGGGGCAATGGGCCTGACCAACCTGGACAGAAGAGCTCGGCTTCGACGCCCCGCCAGCAGCGGACTGTACATGTTGGTGCCGCTGCTGGTGGGAATAATGCCCGTCGTGGTGGCAGAGGTGGTGGTCGTGGACGAGGTAAAGATCGGGATAGGAATACTTGA